One Bradyrhizobium sp. ISRA464 genomic window carries:
- a CDS encoding class I adenylate-forming enzyme family protein, translating to MNQQITSPTLDTLFKRLLARQPEALALVDPLNKQRITGQTRKRLTYAQADRAISAIAAHFIESGLPANTVIAVQLPCTVEFALTVLAAHRVGLVVVPLPLLWRHAELTAALNRTAARAIVTSSRIDGVSHADLAMNAAAEAFSIRHVCGFGDDLPEGMASLDRAILEGSQTSRAVIQDGRKAALISFDVTSQGLRPVPRAHYSLIAGGLAMSLESDLAQGATIMSAFAPMSFAGLCASLVAWLLSGGTLVLHHPFDEEVLETQFNDHACDTLIAPAQLALRLDERGLSERFPSLRNVIGLWRAPEQVASGACWTSQRATLTDVYLFGETGLFGARRTAEDGSPAPIKPGPHGAPREAPGASIAGEILLTPKGTLALRGPMVPAAAYAPPPPPGDLMIAQPSRDFVDTEYAARVDRATGAINITAPPSGVMTVGGYRFLAQELQEWSRRLGQGGLLTALPDRLSGHKLAGRAQDNARARDALTELGLNPLMVEAFRDRTPAA from the coding sequence GTGAACCAGCAGATCACCTCGCCAACGCTCGATACCCTGTTTAAGCGGCTCCTGGCACGGCAGCCTGAGGCGCTGGCGCTGGTCGACCCCCTCAACAAGCAACGCATCACCGGCCAGACCCGCAAGCGCCTGACTTACGCCCAGGCCGATCGCGCGATCTCGGCGATCGCGGCCCACTTCATCGAGAGCGGATTGCCGGCCAACACGGTGATCGCGGTCCAGCTCCCCTGCACGGTCGAGTTCGCCCTGACAGTGCTCGCCGCCCATCGCGTCGGGCTGGTAGTGGTGCCGCTGCCGCTGTTGTGGCGGCATGCCGAGCTGACGGCCGCACTCAATCGCACCGCGGCGCGGGCGATCGTCACTTCGAGCAGGATCGACGGCGTCTCCCACGCCGACCTCGCCATGAACGCCGCGGCGGAGGCGTTCTCGATCCGCCATGTCTGCGGCTTCGGCGACGATCTGCCCGAAGGCATGGCCTCGCTCGACCGGGCGATCCTGGAGGGCTCCCAGACTTCGCGCGCGGTGATCCAGGACGGCCGCAAGGCCGCGCTGATTTCCTTCGACGTCACCAGCCAAGGGCTGCGTCCGGTGCCGCGCGCGCATTACAGCCTGATCGCCGGCGGGCTCGCGATGTCGCTGGAGAGCGACCTGGCGCAGGGCGCCACCATCATGTCGGCTTTCGCGCCGATGTCGTTTGCCGGCCTCTGCGCGTCGCTGGTGGCCTGGCTGCTGTCGGGTGGAACGCTGGTGCTGCATCACCCCTTCGATGAAGAGGTGCTCGAGACGCAGTTCAATGACCATGCCTGCGACACGCTGATCGCCCCCGCCCAGCTCGCCCTCCGGCTCGACGAGCGGGGGCTGTCCGAGCGCTTCCCGAGCCTGCGCAACGTGATCGGCCTGTGGCGCGCGCCGGAACAGGTCGCCTCCGGCGCATGCTGGACCTCGCAGCGCGCGACCTTGACCGATGTCTATTTGTTCGGCGAGACCGGGCTGTTCGGCGCCCGTCGCACGGCCGAAGATGGATCGCCGGCCCCGATCAAACCGGGCCCGCATGGCGCGCCGCGCGAAGCGCCGGGTGCGTCGATCGCCGGCGAGATCTTGCTGACACCGAAGGGCACGCTGGCGCTCCGTGGCCCCATGGTGCCGGCCGCCGCTTACGCGCCGCCGCCTCCCCCCGGTGACCTCATGATCGCGCAGCCGTCGCGCGATTTCGTCGACACCGAATATGCCGCGCGGGTCGACCGCGCGACCGGCGCTATCAACATCACCGCGCCGCCGTCGGGTGTGATGACAGTTGGCGGCTACCGATTTCTGGCGCAGGAGCTCCAGGAATGGTCACGCCGCCTCGGCCAGGGCGGTCTCCTGACGGCACTGCCGGACCGGCTCAGCGGCCACAAGCTGGCCGGACGGGCGCAGGACAACGCGCGGGCCCGCGATGCATTGACCGAGCTCGGGCTTAACCCATTGATGGTCGAGGCATTTCGCGACCGCACGCCCGCCGCATAG
- a CDS encoding succinate dehydrogenase assembly factor 2: MTGSTRSSGGLDDRRKRLLFRCWHRGIREMDLILGRFADATIADLTDQELGDLERLIEVPDPDLYAALTGDRVLSAEHATALFDRVKSFRVADHGA; the protein is encoded by the coding sequence ATGACGGGATCGACACGATCGAGCGGCGGGCTTGATGACCGCCGCAAGCGGCTTTTGTTTCGCTGCTGGCATCGCGGTATCAGGGAGATGGACCTGATCCTTGGCCGTTTCGCCGACGCGACGATTGCCGATCTCACCGATCAGGAACTCGGCGATCTCGAGCGCCTGATCGAGGTGCCCGATCCCGACCTCTATGCCGCGCTGACCGGCGACAGGGTGCTGTCGGCCGAACATGCGACGGCGCTGTTCGATCGCGTCAAGTCGTTTCGCGTCGCGGATCACGGCGCATGA
- a CDS encoding GGDEF domain-containing protein, producing the protein MSQQGPVLIVSATAKPSFATLLDETKLFPVVVTDWNEAGRAIEQVKPAAIIAATQGIDYSVLATLAKRAAARAPYLPLIAVDPASALPDTAIAFFQKRGLPDRLIARLNACLRVRALHATVMRRLVPPAPIAMTDIDPVGEATTLLIGRGGAYPALSVALGERAGVVGALSIEAAAKHLSSRDIDGIVLAEGFTPRVMDAFLTVLTEDVRFRPLPAIVVSNELTPRYDLPNIEIVAASPSRIADIALPLIRQHAFEARLGRMLRAIDAKGLIDARTGLLTKAAFDRDFASTVYQTAERGGTLSVARFSFDDAHPRAQFDGARIISKLMRQADFGAVQDDKSIIVVFTGTDLRNALAITRRLASVMRHTHHGRRDTRAEPVINVATLLSGDSAGSLLARLNQMPERAAS; encoded by the coding sequence ATGTCCCAACAAGGCCCGGTTCTCATCGTGTCGGCGACGGCAAAGCCGTCATTCGCCACCCTTCTCGATGAGACGAAACTGTTTCCGGTCGTGGTGACCGACTGGAACGAAGCCGGGCGCGCCATCGAACAGGTGAAGCCGGCGGCCATCATCGCCGCGACGCAGGGCATCGATTACTCGGTCCTTGCAACGCTCGCCAAGCGCGCCGCCGCCCGTGCGCCCTATCTGCCGCTGATCGCGGTCGATCCCGCGAGCGCGCTGCCTGATACCGCGATCGCGTTCTTCCAGAAGCGCGGCCTGCCCGACCGGCTGATCGCGCGGCTCAACGCCTGCCTGCGCGTGCGCGCCCTACATGCGACCGTGATGCGGCGCCTGGTGCCGCCGGCGCCGATTGCGATGACGGATATCGATCCCGTCGGCGAAGCCACCACGCTGCTGATCGGCCGCGGTGGTGCCTACCCGGCGCTGTCGGTTGCGCTCGGCGAACGCGCCGGCGTGGTCGGCGCACTGAGCATCGAGGCCGCGGCCAAGCATCTCAGCAGCCGCGACATCGACGGCATCGTGCTGGCCGAGGGATTTACGCCACGCGTGATGGATGCATTCCTGACGGTGCTGACCGAGGACGTCCGCTTCCGTCCGCTGCCCGCGATCGTCGTCTCGAACGAGCTCACGCCGCGCTACGATCTGCCCAATATCGAGATCGTCGCGGCCAGCCCGTCGCGCATTGCAGATATCGCCCTGCCGCTGATCCGACAGCATGCCTTCGAGGCGCGACTTGGCCGCATGCTCCGCGCCATCGATGCCAAGGGCCTGATCGATGCCCGCACCGGCCTGCTCACCAAGGCGGCGTTCGACCGCGACTTCGCCAGCACGGTCTACCAGACCGCCGAGCGTGGCGGCACCCTGTCGGTGGCGCGGTTCAGCTTCGACGACGCTCACCCCCGCGCGCAGTTCGACGGCGCCCGGATCATCAGCAAGCTGATGCGCCAGGCCGATTTTGGCGCCGTGCAGGATGACAAATCGATCATCGTGGTGTTCACCGGGACCGACCTGCGCAACGCCCTTGCGATAACACGCCGGCTGGCGAGCGTGATGCGGCATACCCACCATGGGCGCCGTGACACGCGCGCCGAACCCGTCATCAACGTCGCGACGTTGCTGTCGGGCGACAGTGCGGGATCGCTGCTGGCGCGTCTCAATCAGATGCCGGAGCGTGCGGCGTCGTAA
- the mfd gene encoding transcription-repair coupling factor, which translates to MKQPAKSPAAMLAPGRVLTIANVAEGAEGLVISDLARAIAAKPKRSAVSLAVVCRDGARVQQLARALEFFAPDISVMQIPAWDCQPYDRVSPHAGVLAQRLTTLAKLSRLVGSDKPLIVLTTVNAAVQRVPAREQVAAQALSVAPGNVVPMDSIVAWLEHNGYTRSSTVREPGEYAVRGGILDLYPAGLDQPVRFDFFGDSLESIRTFDAETQRTLLDMRGLDLVPVSEFQLTTETIRRFRMGYVAAFGAPERDDQLYEAVSEGRRHPGMEHWLPLFQERMDTLFDYLDGAVVAIEPQGEDAARERFKQIVDYYEARREALEHPGGGAIYKPLSPDKLYLTEDEWTKLLGDAPLVRLTPFAVPEGAGEVFDAGARLGRNFAPERADTNVNVFEAVVGHVGALQSQRKKVVIALWSEGSRDRMGAMLRDHKLLNLTNVNTWRIVQATPRNETMLAVLGMESGFETDEFAVISEQDILGDRLVRPRKASRKLDNFISEVTSLSTGDLVVHVEHGIGRFVGLQTLEVSGAPHDCLELHYAADTKLFLPVENIELLSRYGSDSANVELDRLGGGGWQARKAKLKNRIREIAGELIKIAAERQLHEAPKFPLQPHVYDEFCARFPYEETEDQLGAITSTLKDLEIGRPMDRLICGDVGFGKTEVALRAAFAVALEGRQVAVVVPTTLLARQHSRTFAERFRGFPVNIAQASRLVSTKELNQVKKGLADGSVDIVVGTHALLGKTIKFRDLGLLIVDEEQHFGVSHKERLKQLRAQVHVLTLSATPIPRTLQLALTGVRELSIIASPPVDRLAVRTFVAPHDPLMIREALLRERYRGGQAFYVVPRIEDLASVKDFLDKNVPEMKVAVAHGQMPPTVIEDIMSAFYDGKYDILLSTTIVESGLDIPNANTLIVHHADMFGLAQLYQLRGRVGRSKLRAYALFTLPAQQKITAQAERRLKVLQSLETLGAGFQLASHDLDIRGAGNLLGEEQSGHIKEVGFELYQSMLEEAIVNLKAGVAEPAADRWSPQITIGMPVLIPEDYVNDLSVRLSLYRRLADLETDEEIDNFAAEMRDRFGVLPDEVRYLFKVAAIKAYCRRANVEKVDAGPKGAVITFRDNAFAHPERLVAFIRQHGQAAKVRPDMKVVFFQDWETPEERLAGTTDILRQLANLAESKKAA; encoded by the coding sequence ATGAAACAGCCTGCCAAATCACCGGCCGCGATGCTGGCGCCCGGCCGGGTGCTGACCATCGCGAATGTCGCGGAGGGCGCCGAAGGGCTCGTCATCTCGGATCTGGCGCGCGCGATCGCGGCGAAGCCGAAGCGATCGGCCGTGAGCCTTGCCGTGGTGTGCCGCGACGGCGCGCGCGTCCAGCAGCTCGCCCGTGCGCTAGAATTCTTCGCGCCAGACATCAGTGTGATGCAGATTCCGGCTTGGGACTGCCAGCCGTATGATCGCGTCTCGCCGCATGCCGGCGTTCTGGCGCAGCGCCTGACCACGCTCGCCAAGCTGTCGCGGCTGGTGGGAAGCGACAAGCCGCTGATCGTGCTGACCACGGTGAACGCGGCCGTGCAGCGGGTGCCGGCGCGCGAGCAGGTCGCGGCGCAGGCGCTGTCAGTCGCGCCCGGCAACGTCGTACCGATGGATTCGATCGTCGCCTGGCTCGAGCATAACGGCTACACCCGCTCGTCCACGGTGCGTGAGCCCGGCGAATATGCCGTGCGCGGCGGTATCCTCGATCTGTATCCGGCCGGCCTCGATCAGCCGGTTCGCTTCGACTTCTTCGGCGACTCGCTGGAGTCCATCCGCACGTTCGATGCCGAGACCCAGCGCACGCTGCTCGACATGCGCGGGCTCGACCTCGTGCCGGTCTCGGAATTCCAGCTTACGACCGAAACCATCCGCCGCTTCCGCATGGGCTATGTCGCCGCCTTCGGCGCGCCGGAACGTGACGACCAGCTCTACGAAGCCGTGTCCGAGGGCCGCCGCCATCCCGGCATGGAGCACTGGCTGCCGCTGTTCCAGGAGCGGATGGACACGCTGTTCGACTATCTCGACGGCGCCGTGGTCGCGATCGAGCCGCAGGGTGAGGACGCCGCCCGCGAACGCTTCAAGCAGATCGTCGACTATTACGAGGCGCGCCGCGAGGCGCTGGAGCATCCGGGCGGCGGCGCGATCTACAAGCCGCTGTCGCCGGACAAGCTCTATCTGACCGAAGACGAATGGACCAAGCTGCTCGGCGACGCGCCGCTGGTTCGGCTGACGCCGTTCGCCGTGCCCGAAGGCGCGGGCGAGGTGTTCGATGCCGGCGCGCGGCTGGGCCGCAACTTTGCACCTGAGCGGGCCGATACTAACGTCAACGTGTTCGAGGCCGTGGTCGGCCATGTCGGCGCGCTGCAATCGCAGCGCAAGAAGGTGGTGATCGCGCTGTGGAGCGAGGGCTCGCGTGACCGCATGGGCGCGATGCTGCGCGACCACAAGCTGTTGAACCTCACCAACGTCAACACCTGGCGCATCGTGCAGGCGACGCCGCGCAACGAGACCATGCTGGCCGTGCTCGGCATGGAATCCGGTTTCGAGACCGATGAATTCGCCGTCATCAGCGAGCAGGACATCCTGGGCGACCGCCTGGTGCGGCCGCGCAAGGCGAGCCGCAAGCTCGACAATTTCATCTCGGAGGTGACGAGCCTCTCGACCGGCGATCTCGTCGTTCACGTCGAGCACGGCATCGGCCGCTTCGTCGGCCTGCAGACGCTGGAAGTCTCCGGCGCGCCGCATGACTGCCTCGAGCTGCATTATGCCGCCGACACCAAGCTGTTCCTGCCGGTCGAAAACATCGAGCTGCTGTCGCGCTACGGCTCCGACAGCGCCAATGTCGAGCTCGACCGGCTCGGTGGCGGCGGCTGGCAGGCCCGCAAGGCCAAGCTGAAGAACCGCATCCGCGAGATCGCGGGCGAACTGATCAAGATCGCGGCGGAACGCCAACTCCACGAGGCGCCGAAATTCCCGCTGCAGCCGCATGTCTATGATGAGTTCTGCGCGCGCTTCCCCTACGAGGAGACCGAGGACCAGTTGGGGGCCATCACCTCGACGTTGAAGGATCTCGAAATCGGCCGCCCGATGGACCGGCTGATCTGCGGCGACGTCGGCTTCGGCAAGACCGAGGTGGCGCTGCGCGCGGCCTTTGCCGTGGCGCTGGAGGGCAGGCAGGTTGCCGTCGTGGTGCCGACCACGCTGCTCGCGCGGCAGCACTCGCGCACCTTCGCGGAACGGTTCCGCGGCTTCCCGGTCAATATCGCGCAGGCGTCGCGTCTGGTCTCGACCAAGGAGCTGAACCAGGTCAAGAAGGGACTCGCCGACGGTAGCGTCGACATCGTGGTCGGCACCCACGCGCTGCTCGGCAAGACCATCAAGTTCAGGGACCTCGGCCTACTGATCGTCGACGAGGAGCAGCATTTCGGCGTCAGCCATAAGGAGCGGCTGAAGCAGCTGCGCGCCCAGGTGCACGTGCTGACACTGTCGGCGACCCCGATCCCGCGCACGCTGCAATTGGCGCTGACCGGCGTCCGCGAGCTCTCGATCATCGCGTCGCCGCCGGTCGACCGTCTCGCGGTCCGCACCTTCGTGGCGCCGCATGATCCCTTGATGATCCGCGAGGCGCTCTTACGCGAACGCTATCGCGGCGGGCAGGCGTTCTACGTGGTGCCGCGGATCGAGGACCTCGCCAGCGTCAAGGACTTCCTCGACAAGAACGTGCCGGAGATGAAGGTTGCGGTCGCCCACGGCCAGATGCCGCCGACCGTGATCGAGGACATCATGTCCGCGTTCTACGACGGCAAATACGACATCCTGCTGTCGACCACGATCGTGGAATCCGGTCTCGACATTCCGAACGCCAACACGCTGATCGTGCACCACGCCGACATGTTCGGCCTCGCGCAGCTCTACCAGCTCCGTGGCCGTGTCGGTCGGTCCAAGCTGCGCGCCTATGCGCTGTTCACGCTGCCGGCGCAACAGAAGATCACGGCACAGGCGGAGCGGCGGCTCAAGGTGCTGCAGTCGCTGGAGACGCTAGGCGCGGGCTTCCAGCTTGCCTCCCACGACCTCGACATCCGCGGTGCCGGCAATCTCTTGGGCGAGGAGCAGTCCGGCCATATCAAGGAGGTCGGCTTCGAGCTGTACCAGTCGATGCTGGAGGAGGCGATCGTCAACCTCAAGGCTGGCGTTGCCGAACCCGCCGCCGACCGCTGGTCGCCGCAGATCACGATCGGCATGCCCGTGCTGATCCCCGAGGACTACGTCAACGATCTCAGCGTGCGGCTGTCGCTCTATCGGCGTCTCGCCGATCTCGAGACCGACGAGGAGATCGACAATTTCGCCGCCGAGATGCGCGATCGCTTCGGCGTGCTGCCGGACGAAGTGCGCTATCTGTTCAAGGTCGCGGCGATCAAGGCGTATTGCCGCAGAGCCAATGTCGAGAAGGTCGACGCCGGTCCGAAGGGAGCCGTGATCACCTTCCGCGACAACGCCTTCGCCCATCCCGAGCGGCTTGTCGCGTTCATCCGCCAGCACGGCCAGGCCGCGAAGGTCCGGCCGGACATGAAGGTCGTATTCTTCCAGGATTGGGAGACGCCGGAGGAGCGCCTCGCCGGCACCACCGATATCCTGCGCCAGCTTGCCAACCTCGCCGAGAGCAAGAAAGCGGCGTGA
- the recG gene encoding ATP-dependent DNA helicase RecG: MRPSLLNPLFAPVTTLQGVGPKQDKLLRYLLDRNETPRLVDLLLHLPASVIDRRARPKIRDAAPGTVVTLEVTVDRHRPPPPRNARAPYLVYASDDTGDVVLAFFRAQPGYVEKLLPVGAKRYVSGTLQMYDGTPQIVHPDRVVDEAGFAKLSGIDPVYPLTEGLALGSLRRAIAQALTKLPDLPEWISPEVLRRCNFPPLREALTRVHVPVELTDILPDGPFWSRLAFDELLAGQLALALIRAQLRRPAGDRNAGDGHLRNKIIDALPYALTKSQRDAIAAITEDLRQPVRMLRLVQGDVGSGKTVVALLAAAAVAEAGKQAALMAPTEILARQHIKTIAPLAERAGLGVAILTGREKGKERRELLTRLEAGEIDLLVGTHALIQDDVVYRALALAVVDEQHRFGVRERLALTSKGEAVDVLVLSATPIPRTLVLTYFGDMDVSELREKPAGRQPIDTRAVPMSRIEDVMDGVGRALAAGKLVYWICPLVDESEAEGTEHLTNATERFESLQKRFGDRVGLVHGQMKGAEKDRVMAQFAAHEIGLLVATTVVEVGVDVPAATIMVIENAERFGLAQLHQLRGRIGRGSEASTCLLLYKEPLGEMSKARLKVIRETTDGFRIAEEDLKLRGEGDVLGVRQSGLPGYRIARSDVHGQLITQARDEALRIMKDNPKLKGERGEALRCLLYLYERDEAVPLIGAG; this comes from the coding sequence ATGCGCCCCAGCCTGCTCAATCCGCTGTTTGCCCCGGTCACGACCCTGCAAGGCGTCGGCCCGAAGCAGGACAAGCTGTTGCGCTATCTGCTCGACCGCAACGAGACCCCGCGGCTGGTCGATCTGCTGCTGCATCTGCCCGCCAGCGTGATCGACCGCCGCGCGCGGCCCAAGATCCGCGACGCTGCGCCGGGAACCGTGGTGACGCTGGAGGTCACTGTCGACCGCCATCGCCCCCCGCCGCCACGCAACGCGCGCGCGCCCTACCTCGTCTATGCCAGCGACGACACCGGCGATGTCGTGTTGGCCTTCTTCCGTGCCCAGCCCGGCTATGTCGAGAAGCTGCTGCCGGTCGGCGCCAAGCGCTACGTGTCCGGCACACTGCAAATGTATGACGGCACCCCGCAGATCGTGCATCCCGACCGCGTGGTCGACGAGGCCGGATTTGCCAAACTCTCAGGGATCGATCCGGTCTATCCGCTGACCGAGGGGCTTGCACTCGGCTCGCTCCGCCGTGCGATCGCGCAAGCGCTCACGAAGCTGCCGGATCTGCCGGAATGGATCAGCCCCGAGGTGCTGCGCCGCTGCAACTTTCCGCCGCTCCGCGAGGCGCTGACCCGCGTGCATGTGCCGGTCGAGTTGACCGACATTTTGCCCGACGGCCCGTTCTGGTCGCGGCTGGCCTTCGATGAGCTGCTCGCGGGCCAGCTCGCGCTAGCCTTGATCCGCGCGCAGTTGCGCCGGCCGGCCGGCGACCGCAACGCCGGCGACGGTCACCTGCGCAACAAGATCATCGACGCCCTGCCCTATGCGCTGACCAAGTCGCAGCGCGATGCGATCGCGGCCATCACCGAGGACCTCCGCCAGCCGGTGCGGATGCTGCGCCTGGTGCAGGGCGACGTCGGATCCGGCAAGACGGTGGTGGCGCTGCTCGCAGCCGCCGCCGTGGCGGAGGCCGGCAAGCAGGCAGCGTTGATGGCGCCGACCGAAATCCTGGCGCGCCAGCACATCAAGACCATCGCGCCGCTCGCCGAGCGCGCCGGCCTAGGGGTCGCGATCCTCACCGGTCGCGAGAAGGGCAAGGAGCGCCGCGAGCTGCTGACGCGGCTCGAAGCCGGCGAGATCGATCTTTTGGTCGGCACACATGCGCTGATCCAGGACGACGTCGTCTATCGCGCCCTCGCGCTCGCCGTGGTCGACGAGCAGCATCGTTTCGGCGTGCGCGAGCGCCTCGCCCTGACCTCCAAGGGCGAGGCCGTCGACGTGCTGGTGCTCAGCGCGACCCCGATCCCGCGCACCCTGGTGCTCACTTACTTCGGCGACATGGACGTCTCGGAGCTGCGCGAAAAGCCCGCCGGCCGCCAGCCGATCGACACCCGCGCGGTGCCGATGAGCCGAATCGAGGACGTAATGGACGGCGTCGGCCGCGCGCTCGCCGCCGGCAAGCTGGTCTACTGGATCTGCCCGCTGGTGGATGAATCCGAGGCCGAGGGCACCGAGCATCTCACCAACGCGACGGAGCGGTTCGAGTCTCTGCAAAAGCGCTTCGGCGATCGCGTCGGTCTGGTGCACGGCCAGATGAAGGGCGCCGAGAAGGATCGCGTGATGGCGCAGTTCGCTGCGCACGAGATCGGCCTGCTCGTTGCCACCACCGTGGTCGAGGTCGGCGTCGACGTGCCGGCCGCAACCATCATGGTGATCGAGAACGCCGAACGCTTTGGGCTTGCGCAACTGCATCAGCTGCGCGGCCGCATCGGCCGCGGCTCGGAGGCCTCGACCTGCCTCCTGCTCTACAAGGAGCCGCTCGGCGAGATGTCGAAGGCGCGGCTCAAGGTGATCCGCGAAACGACCGATGGCTTCAGGATCGCCGAGGAGGACCTCAAGCTGCGCGGCGAAGGCGACGTGCTCGGCGTCAGGCAGAGCGGCCTGCCCGGCTACCGCATCGCGCGCTCCGACGTGCACGGCCAGCTCATCACACAGGCGCGCGACGAGGCACTGCGCATCATGAAGGACAATCCGAAGCTGAAAGGCGAGCGCGGCGAGGCGTTGCGCTGCCTGCTC
- a CDS encoding extracellular solute-binding protein — MHGTPALPPDFTHLPYANPDAPKGGRLVQGLIGTFDSLNPLIVRGVPVQQLRGYAYERGYVYESLMARGNDEPFTLYGLLARSVETDDARSYVTFHIDPRARFSDGQPVLADDVLFSLALLRDHGRPLHHQYYSKVAKAVALDPLTVRFDFGGVADRELPLILGLMPILPRHAIDVSKFEQTTLAAPIGSGPYRVTAVNPGTSVTFTRNPDYWGRDLPINRGLWNFDEIRLDFYREANGLFEAFKRGLYDFRVENEPLRWHEGYDFPAARNGEVIRDTNKIGIPHPSEFLVFNSRRPLFADVRVRQALTMLFDFEWINRNYYFGLYSRSGGYFAGSELSAYGRPANDRERALLKPYLSHIPPDILEGRYRLPVTDGSGRDRTVLRNALALLSEAGYAIDGTMLKQRSTHTPLSFEILVTTREHERIALAYQRDLKRAGINATVRVVDAVQFEQRRLAYDFDMIPNRWDQSLSPGNEQAFYWGSQAADIPGTRNYMGAKDPAIDAMIAALLAARERPAFVSAVRALDRALMSGFYAIPLFDLGEQWIARWNRIERPSTTALSGYLPETWWQKAGSQSR; from the coding sequence ATGCATGGCACTCCGGCCCTGCCGCCCGACTTTACGCACTTGCCCTATGCCAACCCTGACGCCCCCAAGGGCGGCCGGCTAGTGCAGGGCCTGATCGGCACCTTCGACAGCCTCAATCCATTGATCGTCAGGGGCGTTCCCGTGCAACAGCTCAGGGGCTACGCGTATGAGCGCGGCTATGTCTATGAAAGCCTGATGGCGCGGGGCAATGACGAGCCCTTCACGCTGTACGGACTGCTCGCCCGCAGCGTCGAGACCGACGACGCAAGAAGCTACGTCACCTTCCACATCGATCCGCGCGCCCGCTTCTCGGACGGACAGCCGGTGCTCGCCGATGACGTGCTGTTCTCGTTGGCACTGCTGCGCGACCACGGCCGCCCGCTGCATCACCAATACTACTCAAAAGTCGCAAAGGCCGTGGCGCTCGACCCGCTCACGGTGCGGTTCGATTTCGGCGGCGTCGCCGATCGCGAGTTGCCGCTGATCCTCGGTCTAATGCCGATCCTGCCGCGGCACGCGATCGACGTCTCGAAGTTCGAGCAGACCACATTGGCCGCGCCGATCGGCTCCGGCCCTTACCGGGTCACGGCGGTCAATCCAGGAACCAGCGTCACCTTCACCCGCAATCCCGATTACTGGGGGCGCGACTTGCCGATCAACCGCGGCCTCTGGAACTTCGACGAGATCAGGCTCGATTTCTACCGCGAGGCCAACGGCCTGTTCGAGGCCTTCAAGCGCGGTCTCTACGACTTCCGGGTCGAGAACGAGCCGCTGCGCTGGCACGAGGGCTATGACTTCCCCGCCGCGCGGAACGGCGAGGTGATCCGCGACACGAACAAGATCGGCATTCCGCATCCGTCCGAGTTCCTGGTGTTCAACAGCCGGCGGCCGCTGTTCGCCGATGTCAGGGTGCGTCAGGCGCTGACGATGCTGTTCGACTTCGAGTGGATCAACCGGAACTACTATTTCGGGCTGTATTCGCGCTCCGGCGGCTACTTCGCCGGATCGGAATTGTCGGCCTACGGCCGGCCCGCCAACGATCGCGAACGCGCTCTGCTGAAGCCGTATCTGTCGCACATCCCGCCGGATATTCTCGAGGGCCGCTACCGCCTCCCGGTCACCGACGGTTCGGGACGCGACCGCACGGTGCTGCGCAACGCGCTCGCACTGTTGTCCGAGGCCGGCTACGCGATCGACGGCACGATGTTGAAGCAGCGCTCGACGCACACGCCGCTCAGCTTCGAGATCCTGGTGACGACGCGCGAGCATGAGCGCATTGCGCTCGCCTATCAGCGCGACCTGAAGCGCGCAGGCATCAACGCCACGGTGCGGGTGGTCGACGCGGTGCAGTTCGAGCAACGCAGGCTCGCCTACGACTTCGACATGATTCCCAATCGCTGGGACCAGTCGCTGTCACCCGGCAACGAGCAGGCGTTCTATTGGGGCAGCCAGGCCGCCGATATCCCGGGAACCAGGAACTATATGGGCGCCAAGGATCCGGCCATCGACGCCATGATCGCGGCGCTGCTGGCTGCGCGGGAGCGACCGGCCTTCGTCTCGGCGGTGCGGGCGCTGGACCGGGCCCTGATGTCGGGCTTCTACGCTATCCCCCTCTTTGACCTCGGAGAGCAATGGATCGCACGCTGGAATCGGATAGAACGGCCTTCGACCACGGCCTTGTCGGGCTATTTGCCGGAGACCTGGTGGCAGAAGGCCGGCTCGCAGTCCAGGTGA